From one Bradyrhizobium sp. Ash2021 genomic stretch:
- a CDS encoding DUF262 domain-containing protein, with product MREILGKAKTVRELLKGVKYSIDYYQREYKWGEKQAAELIDDLTGKFLEDYQPSHARKQVSEYPHYFLGSIIISKKDSASYIVDGQQRLTSLTLLLILLRNLQGGRPDQVNIDELIVSEKFGEKSFNLDVDERNPCMEALFEDTAFDPSDRSESVQNLFARYRDMEAAWPEELRADALPYFIDWMLENVHLVEITAYSDDDAYTIFETMNDRGLSLSPTDMLKGYLLANIDERKRLSANHRWRERIMELNEAGKEVEADCFKAWLRSQYATKIRERKKGAKPEDFDRIGTEFHRWLRDASASVGLTGSDDFFRFIDRDFDFYAKQYLRLMEASRRRVEGLELVQYNAQHGFTLQYMLILAPLKPDDDPHVVDAKIRIVARFVEVLLAWRLWNFRSIAYSTMQYAMFLVMRDIRGLDAGPLAARLHEQLLKETETFASNDRLRVHQQNRYAIHRLLARLTDYVETQSGQSSRYAEYIGEGGARYEVEHIWADHPERHADEFNHPSDFAEHRNRIGGLLLLPKSFNASYGDLPYDEKLKHYRTQNLLAHSLHADCYSHNPGFLRFVNDSKLPFKARETFKTADIEERGQLYRMLAEQVWDPEALLREVPQ from the coding sequence ATGAGGGAGATTCTTGGAAAGGCGAAAACCGTCCGGGAACTCCTCAAGGGAGTGAAGTACTCGATTGACTATTATCAACGGGAATACAAATGGGGAGAGAAGCAGGCGGCCGAGCTGATCGACGACCTCACTGGGAAATTCTTGGAGGATTATCAGCCAAGTCATGCGCGCAAGCAGGTCTCGGAATACCCGCACTATTTTCTCGGCTCGATCATCATCAGCAAGAAAGACAGCGCGAGCTACATTGTTGACGGCCAGCAACGGCTTACGAGTCTGACGCTGCTCCTGATCCTGCTTCGCAACCTGCAGGGCGGACGGCCAGACCAGGTCAATATTGATGAGCTCATCGTCTCGGAGAAGTTCGGCGAAAAATCATTCAACCTCGATGTCGATGAGCGCAATCCCTGCATGGAAGCGCTTTTCGAGGATACGGCATTCGATCCTTCCGACCGGTCAGAGTCGGTGCAGAACCTGTTTGCGCGGTATCGCGACATGGAAGCAGCTTGGCCGGAAGAGTTACGGGCGGATGCGCTTCCCTACTTTATCGATTGGATGTTGGAAAATGTGCATCTCGTAGAAATCACAGCCTATTCGGACGATGACGCATACACGATCTTCGAGACCATGAATGACCGCGGGCTCTCGCTGAGCCCAACGGACATGCTCAAAGGTTACCTGCTCGCTAACATCGATGAGCGTAAGCGGCTGTCCGCGAACCATCGGTGGCGAGAACGCATCATGGAGCTCAACGAAGCAGGGAAAGAGGTCGAAGCCGATTGTTTCAAAGCTTGGCTGCGAAGCCAATATGCTACAAAAATTCGCGAACGCAAGAAGGGAGCGAAGCCCGAAGATTTCGACCGAATCGGCACCGAGTTCCATCGCTGGCTGCGCGATGCCAGTGCGTCGGTAGGCCTCACAGGTTCGGATGATTTCTTCCGGTTCATCGACCGCGATTTTGATTTTTACGCTAAGCAGTATCTGCGCCTTATGGAGGCCTCTCGCCGTCGAGTGGAGGGGCTTGAACTCGTCCAGTACAATGCGCAGCACGGCTTCACGCTGCAGTACATGCTGATTCTCGCGCCGCTGAAGCCGGATGACGATCCGCATGTAGTGGATGCGAAGATCAGGATTGTTGCGCGTTTCGTTGAGGTGCTCCTTGCCTGGCGTCTTTGGAATTTCCGCAGCATCGCATACTCCACGATGCAATACGCAATGTTCTTGGTCATGCGCGATATTCGAGGCCTTGATGCGGGGCCCCTTGCGGCGCGATTGCATGAGCAGCTGCTCAAGGAAACCGAGACTTTCGCGAGCAACGACCGGCTTCGCGTACACCAGCAGAACCGCTATGCCATCCACCGGCTTCTCGCGCGGCTTACCGACTACGTTGAGACGCAGTCAGGTCAAAGCTCTCGATATGCAGAATACATCGGCGAAGGCGGGGCTCGTTACGAGGTGGAGCATATTTGGGCCGACCATCCGGAACGCCATGCTGACGAATTTAACCACCCGTCGGACTTTGCGGAGCACCGTAACCGTATCGGAGGCCTTCTACTCTTGCCCAAGTCTTTTAATGCGAGCTATGGCGACCTGCCGTATGACGAGAAGCTGAAGCACTACCGCACCCAAAACCTGCTGGCCCACTCGCTGCATGCAGACTGCTACTCACATAATCCCGGCTTTCTACGATTCGTAAACGATTCCAAGCTGCCGTTCAAAGCGCGCGAAACCTTCAAGACGGCCGATATTGAAGAACGCGGGCAGCTTTACCGAATGCTGGCAGAGCAAGTCTGGGACCCTGAAGCGTTGCTGCGTGAGGTGCCGCAATGA
- a CDS encoding DEAD/DEAH box helicase family protein: MNDQTVPRSASSIHKEIVLEEHLVGQLISKHGYVLRGPDNYDRASALDRELLIRFLKGTQPEEWAKLEAHYSGSAEAELFKNLEKALKSRSTLDVLRAGIKMIPGIRFILCYFKPASALEPKRVQEYEANILSVIRQVGYSLKSENAIDTVLFVNGIPVVTLEIKNLLTGSTFRHAERQYRADRSPAGEPLLTFKRGALVHFALDEDNVSMTTRLSNGKTRFLPFNRGRAGGAGNEDIEDEFRVAYLYQDGGWGKAVFSRDVLLDVIGRFMHLESSEREETMIFPRFQQLDAVRRIIAHARSRGAGQNYLIQHSAGSGKSNTIGWVAHQAINLHDEADQPIFNTAIIVTDRIVLDRQLQSTVSQFEQTQGVVKKIDGTSRQLKDAIAKGARIIVTTIQKFSTEHLKEISGQGKRKFAVIVDEAHGSQSGKSAQAMTEALTREASSSDDIEDLIAEYQKQRGPQPNISFLAFTATPRNVTLERFGIKGADGLPHPFHLYSMRQAIEEGFILDVLQNYMTYKAYYQLEKAIEDDPELSGRRGQRSVARFASLHPTAIGQKVEIIIEHFRRHVMSEIGGQAKAMIVTQSREHALRYFFGVRDYFKAKGYADLKALVAFSGELNLDGQTYTEAELNGFSETELPSRLDGFRPDGTPYPDQYQILIVAEKYQTGFDQPKLCAMYVDRKLAGLQAVQTLSRLNRTKAGKEQTYILDFQNTVEDVQAAFRPYYEVTSLEAMSDPNQIYELEGRLFKFGFLNRAEIERFSQTFYKGPLDGADRARLEGLVRHAVARFEAEDDEGRQEEFRQLLRSYMRFYSFVAQVIRLEDTGLEKLYSYASWLARLLPNRQLPPEIEITEDMLRLQAFKVVQKEEGSASLSAGEADPLQAIKEFGAKPYTEDEKKELSEIVKTFNDRHGTEFTEADMVRFEQVNREVLNDDMTEMLRNNPPDVVYAVFRDAFFQGAIRMFQRDNEMRNIVLTDAKAREQATRHFFNRALRESHGSRPQDRA, encoded by the coding sequence ATGAACGATCAAACTGTTCCACGAAGCGCCTCATCGATACACAAGGAAATCGTACTCGAAGAGCACCTAGTCGGGCAGCTGATATCAAAGCACGGCTACGTTTTGCGCGGGCCGGACAATTACGATCGCGCCAGTGCTCTCGACCGAGAATTGCTGATCCGCTTCTTGAAGGGAACGCAACCCGAAGAATGGGCGAAGCTGGAGGCGCATTACTCGGGCTCAGCGGAGGCTGAGCTTTTCAAAAATCTTGAGAAAGCGCTGAAATCGCGATCGACGCTCGATGTGCTGCGGGCCGGGATCAAAATGATCCCCGGGATCAGGTTTATTCTTTGCTACTTCAAGCCGGCCAGCGCGCTTGAGCCGAAACGCGTGCAGGAATACGAAGCGAACATACTGTCAGTTATCCGGCAGGTCGGGTACAGCCTCAAGTCCGAGAACGCGATAGACACGGTGCTGTTTGTGAACGGTATCCCCGTCGTTACGCTGGAAATCAAGAATCTCTTGACGGGCTCGACGTTCAGGCATGCCGAGCGGCAGTACCGCGCGGACCGCTCGCCTGCAGGCGAGCCGCTCCTTACCTTCAAACGCGGGGCGCTCGTCCACTTCGCGCTGGACGAAGACAACGTCTCGATGACCACCCGGCTTTCAAACGGCAAGACGCGCTTCCTGCCATTCAACCGCGGGCGCGCAGGCGGTGCCGGCAACGAGGATATCGAGGACGAGTTCCGGGTTGCCTATCTTTACCAAGATGGCGGTTGGGGAAAAGCGGTTTTCTCGCGGGACGTGCTGCTCGACGTAATCGGACGCTTTATGCACCTGGAGAGCAGCGAGCGGGAAGAGACAATGATCTTTCCGCGGTTTCAGCAGTTAGACGCCGTGCGCAGAATAATAGCGCATGCGCGCTCCCGTGGTGCGGGTCAGAACTATCTCATTCAGCATTCGGCAGGATCGGGCAAATCGAACACGATAGGTTGGGTTGCCCATCAAGCGATCAATCTGCACGACGAAGCTGATCAGCCGATATTCAATACGGCGATCATTGTCACCGACCGCATTGTGCTTGACCGTCAGCTGCAAAGTACGGTCTCGCAGTTCGAGCAGACACAGGGCGTGGTCAAAAAGATCGACGGTACGTCGCGCCAACTGAAGGACGCTATTGCCAAAGGCGCGCGCATCATAGTCACGACGATTCAGAAGTTCTCGACCGAGCACCTCAAGGAGATTTCGGGGCAGGGAAAGCGAAAATTCGCGGTAATCGTTGATGAAGCTCATGGAAGCCAGTCCGGTAAGTCTGCCCAGGCGATGACCGAGGCCCTTACCCGCGAGGCTTCATCAAGTGACGACATCGAAGATTTGATCGCAGAATATCAGAAGCAGCGCGGGCCTCAGCCCAACATCAGTTTTCTCGCTTTCACAGCAACGCCACGGAACGTGACGCTGGAGCGGTTCGGGATAAAGGGAGCCGATGGACTCCCACACCCATTTCACCTCTATTCCATGCGCCAAGCCATCGAGGAAGGCTTCATCCTCGACGTGCTGCAGAACTACATGACCTACAAAGCCTACTACCAGCTAGAGAAGGCCATTGAGGACGATCCCGAACTCAGTGGGCGGAGGGGGCAGCGCAGCGTCGCGCGCTTCGCATCGCTGCATCCAACCGCCATCGGCCAGAAGGTCGAGATTATCATCGAACATTTCCGCCGCCATGTGATGAGTGAAATAGGCGGGCAAGCGAAGGCGATGATAGTCACGCAGAGCCGCGAACATGCTCTCCGCTATTTCTTCGGCGTTCGCGACTACTTCAAAGCCAAAGGATACGCGGATCTTAAAGCTCTCGTGGCATTTTCGGGCGAGCTTAATCTGGACGGACAAACATATACCGAAGCTGAGCTGAATGGCTTCTCTGAAACCGAGTTACCTAGCCGCCTTGACGGGTTCAGGCCTGACGGCACGCCGTATCCGGATCAGTACCAGATTCTTATCGTCGCCGAGAAATACCAGACAGGTTTTGACCAACCGAAGCTCTGTGCGATGTATGTCGATCGGAAGCTCGCGGGTTTGCAGGCTGTACAGACCCTCTCCCGGCTGAACCGCACAAAAGCAGGGAAGGAGCAAACCTACATTCTTGACTTCCAGAATACGGTTGAAGACGTGCAAGCCGCTTTCCGGCCCTACTATGAGGTAACGAGCCTGGAGGCGATGTCCGATCCCAACCAAATCTACGAGTTGGAAGGCCGCCTCTTCAAGTTCGGATTTCTCAACCGTGCCGAGATCGAGAGATTCTCGCAGACCTTTTACAAAGGGCCACTCGATGGAGCAGACCGCGCTCGCCTCGAAGGCCTGGTAAGGCATGCCGTCGCCCGATTTGAAGCCGAGGATGATGAAGGCAGACAGGAAGAATTTCGTCAGCTCCTTCGAAGCTACATGCGCTTCTACAGCTTTGTCGCGCAAGTGATACGCCTTGAGGACACGGGCCTTGAGAAGCTGTATTCCTACGCCTCTTGGCTTGCCCGATTGCTTCCGAACCGCCAGCTGCCGCCAGAGATTGAGATAACCGAGGATATGCTTCGTCTTCAGGCCTTCAAAGTTGTTCAGAAGGAGGAAGGCAGCGCGTCTCTTTCCGCCGGCGAGGCCGATCCGCTTCAGGCCATCAAAGAGTTCGGTGCGAAACCGTATACTGAGGATGAGAAGAAAGAACTTTCCGAGATCGTAAAGACCTTCAACGATCGTCACGGAACAGAGTTCACGGAAGCCGACATGGTTCGCTTTGAGCAGGTAAACCGTGAGGTGCTCAACGACGACATGACTGAAATGCTCCGAAACAATCCTCCCGACGTTGTCTATGCCGTCTTCCGGGATGCGTTTTTCCAAGGCGCAATCCGCATGTTTCAGCGTGACAACGAAATGCGCAATATCGTGCTGACGGATGCGAAAGCCCGCGAACAGGCGACACGGCACTTCTTCAACCGAGCGCTTCGCGAATCCCATGGTTCCAGACCGCAGGATAGGGCTTAA
- a CDS encoding DUF3293 domain-containing protein: protein MAATKIASDKIAAYRNTKYRVGTGSDAFTLGIDVKSDPLRRLYKMSGQTCGLFITAFNPFGQVQSAEVNKAAHSRLRDCLRALGPYVIEGAGADPSGAWPEEISFFALGIDNAAARQLGSRFHQDAVVWAGPDAVPRLLLLR from the coding sequence TTGGCCGCCACGAAAATCGCTTCTGACAAAATCGCCGCCTACCGTAACACCAAATACCGCGTCGGCACTGGGTCAGACGCCTTTACCCTCGGCATCGATGTCAAGTCCGACCCCCTCCGGCGGCTTTATAAGATGAGCGGACAAACCTGCGGCCTCTTCATCACCGCGTTCAATCCGTTTGGGCAGGTTCAAAGCGCTGAGGTTAACAAGGCCGCGCATTCGCGATTGCGAGATTGTCTCCGAGCCTTGGGTCCCTATGTCATTGAGGGGGCCGGCGCTGATCCGAGCGGGGCGTGGCCTGAAGAGATAAGCTTCTTCGCACTAGGGATCGACAACGCTGCAGCTCGCCAGTTGGGCAGTCGCTTTCATCAGGATGCCGTGGTCTGGGCGGGCCCAGATGCCGTTCCGCGGTTACTATTACTTCGATGA
- a CDS encoding IS30 family transposase, whose product MERRFHRGFTAAEKTELWDRWKRGESLKAIGRAFGKQSSSIYFLVAPHGGIRPAERRRSRLALTLAEREEISRGVTAHQSARSIAKRLGRSPSTVSREMSRNGGYDRYRATLADENAWARSRRPKCCKLATNPRLRQAVAGKLRLDWSPEQIAGWLKRTHPEDECNQVSHETIYRSLFVQARGVLKKELLSHLRSKRSMRRSRPVDPNGDKRGHIKDIVSIRQRPAAVEDRAVPGHWEGDLLSGPNNTYIATLVERHTRYVMLAKVAGKDTRTVVTALIKQAKKLPKELYKSLTWDRGKELTDHRRFTLATKIDVYFCDPQSPWQRGSNENTNGLLRQYFPKGTDLSMHSQAHLNKVARQLNERPRETLQFETPAERFNACVASTG is encoded by the coding sequence ATGGAACGGAGATTTCATAGAGGTTTTACTGCGGCAGAGAAGACGGAGTTATGGGATCGCTGGAAGCGTGGGGAGTCGCTGAAGGCGATTGGACGAGCTTTTGGTAAGCAGTCATCGTCGATCTATTTTTTGGTAGCTCCGCATGGTGGGATTCGTCCTGCGGAGCGGCGTCGCTCCAGGCTGGCGTTGACGCTCGCGGAACGCGAGGAGATTTCCAGAGGCGTTACGGCACATCAATCGGCACGGTCGATCGCCAAACGGCTTGGCCGCTCACCCTCGACGGTGAGCCGGGAAATGAGTCGCAATGGCGGCTATGATCGCTACCGAGCGACACTTGCGGACGAGAATGCCTGGGCGCGATCTCGTCGTCCAAAATGTTGTAAGTTAGCGACCAATCCGCGGCTGCGGCAGGCGGTGGCAGGGAAGCTCAGATTGGATTGGTCCCCCGAGCAGATAGCCGGTTGGCTGAAGAGAACGCACCCTGAAGACGAGTGTAATCAGGTGTCACACGAGACCATCTATCGCAGCCTGTTTGTCCAAGCGCGCGGCGTGCTGAAGAAAGAGCTGCTTAGCCATCTTCGATCGAAGCGCTCGATGCGTCGCTCCAGGCCGGTTGACCCGAATGGCGATAAACGGGGGCATATCAAGGATATCGTCTCAATCCGTCAGCGACCGGCGGCGGTTGAAGATCGGGCGGTGCCTGGTCATTGGGAGGGCGATCTCCTGTCCGGGCCGAACAACACCTACATCGCGACCTTGGTCGAGCGTCATACCCGTTACGTGATGTTGGCCAAGGTGGCAGGCAAGGACACCCGGACGGTTGTCACCGCGCTCATCAAGCAGGCGAAGAAGCTACCAAAGGAGCTATATAAATCCCTGACCTGGGACCGGGGCAAGGAACTTACGGATCATCGTCGCTTTACGTTGGCGACCAAAATCGACGTCTATTTTTGCGATCCGCAAAGCCCGTGGCAACGCGGGTCGAATGAGAATACCAATGGCCTGCTGAGACAGTACTTTCCTAAGGGCACCGACTTGTCGATGCATTCGCAAGCCCATCTGAACAAAGTAGCTCGTCAGCTAAATGAACGACCACGTGAGACCTTGCAATTTGAAACACCAGCAGAGAGATTTAACGCCTGTGTTGCGTCGACCGGTTGA
- a CDS encoding CoA transferase, translated as MSTATITNRTVETNGESNRLTEALEDSLSHPATSPDFDLKKGVNEVLADVGMTSDDCGGELSFYGQDPILPSPLRFGTMAAVGLAARSVAAAALWRQATDEGQNISVDVRKALRRFCGFFEGKWETVNGRPPTPGGYAVSPFLKTGDAFFRETRDGRYVVALDFYPQLFVRTLDFLRCSPSTESINNAILQWDPVELEQAAAAEGLVLAMVRTNEEIRREPQYTQVLSKMPLITVEKIGESEPVPLKARGNLPLSGIRALGMGHVIAGAAMGRDMALYGADVLNIWRPRDSEIEAFAWDVQVGMRSTILDDSKEDRARFNQLLRDADVFFANKRPGFLKRHDLDAEALCAQKPGLIHATVVLHGEKGPWSNRPGFDEIGATVSGLFTIEGSPTRPKQPPIIPICDNVVAWLGTTGILAALRRRAIEGGSYRVVVSLTRIVLWFLSLGIFDKAYAKSTAGSTDEHTYVAPDLFTAETPLGTYQGMTDQIVMSRTPGSFQTVLVPRGASKPEWLAH; from the coding sequence ATGAGCACCGCGACAATAACTAACCGAACGGTTGAAACGAACGGTGAGAGCAATCGGTTAACTGAGGCGCTGGAAGACAGTTTGAGTCATCCGGCAACATCGCCAGACTTCGATCTGAAGAAGGGCGTGAATGAAGTCCTCGCGGATGTCGGCATGACGAGCGACGACTGTGGCGGAGAACTCAGTTTCTACGGACAAGATCCAATTCTTCCAAGTCCGCTGCGGTTCGGGACAATGGCTGCAGTCGGTCTGGCAGCGAGAAGCGTAGCGGCGGCCGCTCTTTGGAGACAAGCCACCGACGAAGGACAGAACATCTCCGTAGACGTGCGCAAGGCGCTGCGGCGGTTCTGCGGATTTTTCGAAGGCAAATGGGAAACCGTCAACGGCCGACCGCCCACGCCCGGTGGCTATGCGGTTAGCCCATTCCTAAAGACGGGGGATGCGTTTTTTCGCGAGACACGCGACGGACGATACGTGGTGGCGCTCGACTTTTATCCTCAGCTCTTCGTGCGAACCCTCGATTTTCTCCGCTGCAGCCCGAGTACCGAGTCAATTAACAACGCCATACTCCAATGGGACCCCGTGGAACTAGAGCAGGCTGCGGCGGCCGAAGGGCTCGTTCTAGCGATGGTGCGGACGAACGAGGAAATTCGTCGCGAACCCCAATATACACAAGTCCTCTCCAAAATGCCGCTGATCACGGTGGAGAAAATTGGGGAGAGCGAGCCCGTGCCGCTCAAGGCGAGGGGCAATCTTCCTCTCTCTGGCATCCGCGCATTGGGAATGGGTCATGTCATCGCGGGGGCCGCGATGGGAAGAGACATGGCTCTGTACGGCGCGGACGTGCTCAACATCTGGAGGCCCCGCGATTCGGAGATCGAAGCCTTCGCGTGGGATGTCCAGGTGGGAATGCGTTCCACCATCCTCGACGACTCGAAGGAAGATCGCGCACGGTTCAATCAGCTTCTTCGGGATGCCGATGTATTCTTTGCCAACAAGCGGCCAGGGTTCTTGAAAAGGCACGACCTCGATGCCGAGGCGCTTTGCGCGCAGAAGCCCGGATTGATTCACGCGACCGTCGTTCTCCACGGTGAGAAGGGACCGTGGTCGAACCGGCCGGGGTTCGATGAAATCGGTGCCACGGTGTCTGGCCTCTTCACGATTGAAGGTTCCCCGACTCGGCCGAAGCAACCGCCGATTATACCGATTTGCGACAACGTGGTCGCCTGGTTAGGCACGACGGGAATCCTTGCAGCCCTGCGCCGGCGCGCGATCGAGGGAGGCAGCTATCGCGTTGTGGTTTCCCTCACAAGGATTGTGCTTTGGTTCCTCTCGTTAGGCATCTTCGACAAGGCGTACGCAAAATCGACTGCGGGCTCGACCGACGAGCACACCTACGTCGCTCCGGATCTGTTTACCGCGGAAACGCCGCTTGGAACCTATCAGGGAATGACAGATCAGATCGTAATGTCGCGCACACCCGGCTCCTTCCAGACGGTCCTTGTGCCGAGAGGCGCCAGCAAACCCGAATGGCTCGCGCATTGA
- a CDS encoding 3-hydroxyacyl-CoA dehydrogenase NAD-binding domain-containing protein, with the protein MSYDKPIRRIAIVGTGVIGASWAAEFLARGLDVVATDPAPKAEANLREYIDEAWRDLTSIGLSKGASRDRLRFTTNMKEALSEADLVQENGPERPDFKIKLYAEMEEVAPVDSLFASSSSGITPSVIQSQCKHPERVVIGHPFNPPHIIPLVEVVGGSKTSPDAIQQAISFYASIGKKPIHLKKELPGHVANRFQAALYREMLYMIEQGVLSVEDTDAAVCFGPGLRWGVMGQSLQWHLGGGAGGIQHFMDHLMPPLEGMMKALGTPNITPELKQNVINGVMREAAGRPVDQLAQEENRVLIGLLKLREEIGLNKASAEPMAAA; encoded by the coding sequence ATGTCCTACGACAAGCCAATTCGGCGAATAGCGATTGTTGGCACCGGAGTCATCGGCGCTAGTTGGGCCGCTGAATTTCTGGCCCGCGGATTGGATGTCGTCGCCACCGATCCTGCGCCAAAGGCGGAAGCTAATCTGCGCGAATACATTGACGAGGCATGGCGGGACCTAACAAGCATTGGCCTTTCGAAGGGCGCGTCGCGGGACCGTTTGCGCTTCACGACTAACATGAAGGAAGCACTCTCAGAGGCCGATCTCGTCCAGGAAAACGGGCCTGAACGTCCGGATTTCAAGATCAAGCTGTACGCGGAGATGGAGGAGGTTGCGCCGGTTGATTCTCTTTTCGCTTCGAGTTCGTCGGGGATAACGCCAAGTGTGATTCAATCGCAATGCAAACACCCGGAGCGTGTCGTCATCGGACACCCATTCAATCCACCGCATATCATCCCGTTAGTCGAAGTCGTCGGTGGTAGTAAGACGTCGCCGGACGCGATTCAGCAAGCGATCAGCTTCTATGCTTCGATCGGCAAGAAGCCTATCCATTTAAAGAAAGAGCTTCCCGGACACGTGGCGAACCGGTTCCAGGCGGCGCTCTACCGCGAGATGCTTTACATGATCGAGCAAGGCGTTCTGAGCGTGGAAGACACTGATGCTGCCGTCTGTTTTGGGCCCGGCCTTCGCTGGGGCGTGATGGGCCAAAGCTTGCAATGGCACTTGGGCGGTGGCGCAGGTGGGATCCAACATTTCATGGATCATCTCATGCCTCCACTGGAGGGCATGATGAAGGCCCTTGGAACTCCAAACATTACGCCTGAGCTAAAGCAAAACGTCATTAACGGAGTCATGCGGGAAGCTGCCGGGCGCCCGGTCGATCAGCTCGCTCAAGAGGAAAACCGAGTTTTAATCGGGCTTCTCAAGCTACGAGAAGAAATCGGCCTCAACAAAGCGAGTGCCGAACCAATGGCTGCGGCCTAA
- a CDS encoding 3-hydroxyacyl-CoA dehydrogenase, giving the protein MSVVHGTRTNASSGATRHGRLFVLELSGDRIHSMNIDGSDRKTIVTDCHFPDGIVVDAQAGHIYWTNMGVPNLDDGSIERADLDGGNRRVIVPQGITHTPKQIHLDKDSSKLYWCDREGMRVMRASLDGSQVETLVETGRGDKNSRDQTLWCVGITIDSKFGKIYWTQKGPTKGGLGRLCRANIDIPNGQDPANRSDIEVLFDQLPEPIDLELDLKNRVLYWTDRGDPPRGNTVNRAPIDKKSAPEILITHLMEGIGIALDVPGNRMFVTDFAGSVYSADLDGKNEHNFLYAQGNLTGIAYAEV; this is encoded by the coding sequence ATGAGCGTAGTCCACGGCACGAGAACAAATGCCTCATCGGGCGCCACCCGCCATGGCCGATTATTCGTTCTCGAACTGAGCGGCGACCGAATTCACTCGATGAATATCGACGGATCAGACCGCAAAACCATTGTTACCGACTGCCATTTCCCGGACGGCATCGTCGTGGATGCGCAGGCGGGTCATATTTATTGGACCAACATGGGCGTCCCCAACCTGGACGATGGCTCAATCGAGCGAGCCGACCTCGATGGCGGGAATCGCAGAGTCATTGTCCCGCAAGGCATCACGCACACGCCGAAACAAATCCACCTCGATAAGGACAGCAGCAAACTCTATTGGTGCGACCGCGAGGGCATGCGGGTAATGCGTGCGAGCCTCGACGGCTCGCAGGTCGAAACGCTGGTCGAGACCGGCCGCGGCGACAAAAACAGTCGCGATCAGACCCTGTGGTGCGTCGGAATAACCATCGATTCAAAGTTTGGGAAAATCTATTGGACGCAAAAAGGCCCGACGAAGGGCGGGCTGGGCCGTCTGTGCCGCGCAAACATAGATATTCCCAACGGCCAGGACCCAGCGAACCGCTCTGACATCGAGGTGCTGTTCGATCAGCTGCCGGAGCCGATCGATCTCGAGCTCGATCTCAAAAATCGCGTGCTGTATTGGACCGATCGCGGCGATCCTCCGCGCGGCAACACCGTCAATCGTGCGCCGATCGACAAAAAGTCAGCGCCGGAGATCCTGATCACGCACCTGATGGAAGGGATCGGCATCGCCCTTGACGTTCCCGGCAACCGGATGTTCGTCACCGACTTCGCCGGTTCGGTCTATTCCGCCGATCTCGATGGAAAGAACGAGCACAACTTCCTTTACGCCCAGGGCAATCTCACCGGCATCGCCTATGCCGAAGTCTAA